From the genome of Candidatus Desulfatibia profunda:
CGGACCTGCCGGATTGGGAAGAAGACGGCAGGGAATGAAACCGACGGCATAACTAAAGATCCAGTGTTTCGAGATAAGCTTTCAGTGACTCAAAACTCTGACCTTTCTCAAGTTCGCTTCCGGAATCCAAATCGTATACTTCTACAAGAATAGGATCATCCATGGATCTGGGCAGACTTGAACTTTCCTTGTCGGTAATTGTTATAAAAGCGTCTTTTCCTTTGTGTTTAATCGTTTTTTTATACCACTCAAAACCGCTGCAACTTGACGAGACGCTGAAATCGTAAGCTTGCATTATTTTATCGATTTCCATTTTTTACCATAGTATCGTTTAGTTATAATTGTTCTATACTGATAGAGTAACTATCGAGATGATTCAAAAAATAACCCTGACGTTAGCATATAATGCATAACAAAGCTTGTCAACAACCATAACCATATAATTTGCTTGACAAAACAATACGATATTTGTAGCGTTATCGCAACTGATATAAATTTTTATCCCAAGGAGCGCCGACCATGACACTCACGAAAGCCGATATCATTGAAGAGATCAGTCAACAGACCCGATTCCCGCGGAAGAAATCCGTTGAAATCGTCGAAACCCTTCTGAAAATCATCAAAAACACGCTCGAATCCGGCGAGGACGTCCTCGTCAGCGGTTTTGGCAAGTTCTGTGTTAAAGCCAAGAAAGAACGCAAGGGCCGGAACCCTGCAACCGGCGATGATATGATGCTTGCGCCGAGGAAGGTGGTTACGTTCAGGTGCTCCGGAATCTTAAGGGATCGTGTTAACGGCGGGTAAAAAGATCCGTTCTCGGGTTTAAAACGGGTCTGATTCGTTTATTTGCAAGTTGAACGAAGTCAAAGCCCGTTATCGGGGTTGAGCCAAACGAATTCCCGCCTGAGGGGCAATCAGAGTGGCTTCCCCGCTTTTTACGGGACTATCGCAAACCCGGAATTGAGGTGTACGATGGACAAGGTCCTGATCGTTGAGGATGATCGTATTCTTTTAAAAAGGCTGTCTCACGGGCTGAAAAAATATTCGGACAAATTCGAAGTTGTCCCGGCCGGTGACGGTAAAGAGGCCATTGATATCTTAAAGCTGGAGCCGATTTCCATTTCGAAATTAAATCAGAGGGCAAACCCACAGGGAAATTGTATTTTGAAAATGGCGTTTTGTACGATGCAGAATGCGGCGATATCAGCGGCGAAGCTGCTGCCCTAGAACTTATCGCCAGGAAAATATCAACCTACCACTTCAAAAATTTGCCTGAAGAAAACCTTAACCGGCGGATCAAGACCGATCTTGAGGAACTGATTCGCAACGCCGTGATGGATGAACCCGAAGCCGAGCTTCCCCTCACTTAGCCCGAAACCCGCAACTGGTTTTTGATAACCCCATGCGGACAAGTTGACAATGTTGGCCGAACGACCTTATATTGGCCATATTTGATGAATTCGTAAAGGGCAAATGAGGAATCACCATGGCGGTCAACATCTACTGGGCGGATAATTACGTTGCGAAAAAACGCACCGGCGAGGAAGCCATACGTCTGATCAAGCCGGGTCAGAGGGTTTTTATCGGGTCGTCCTGCGGGGAACCCCAATATCTGATCCGGAAGCTTGCGGAAGCATCCGCAATGTTTACGGATATCGAGATTGTGCGCCTGCTGAGCCTCGAAAGCACCCCCCTGACGCTGATCGCAGACAAAACCAGGAGTCAGAGCTTCAATATCCGGTCTTTTTATCTGGGGTCCGCCAAGTCCAAGAGCCTTGCCAGAAACATGCGGTTTATCACGCCGATGAATCTTTCAGAAGTCCCGCGCCTCTTTACCAGCCGTCATCTGCCGATCCATGTCGCCCTGATCCAGGTGTCTCCGCCGGACGATTTCGGGTGGATGAGTCTGGGAATTTCGGTGGACATTACCCTGGCGGCGACCATGTCTGCCGACCTGGTCATCGCCCAGGTCAATTCACAGATGCCCAGGGTGCTGGGCCGCAGCTTTATCCACGTCAACGATGTGCACGCCATCGTGGAATATGAAGAAGAACTTCTCACGCTCGGTGACCTCCCCGAATTTGAGGCTGCCAATACCATCGGCAGGATTGTCGCCCGATTGGTCGAAGACGGTTCCACCATCCAGATCAGCCCGGGCACAACCCCCCAGGCCACCCTGCTGGCCCTTGCCGATAAACATGATTTGGGCATCCATACCCATTACCTTACCGATGAGATCATGCGCCTGGTTTCCAGGGGCAACATCACCAACCGCAAAAAAGGATTCAATGACGGCAA
Proteins encoded in this window:
- a CDS encoding integration host factor subunit alpha; its protein translation is MTLTKADIIEEISQQTRFPRKKSVEIVETLLKIIKNTLESGEDVLVSGFGKFCVKAKKERKGRNPATGDDMMLAPRKVVTFRCSGILRDRVNGG
- a CDS encoding acetyl-CoA hydrolase, coding for MAVNIYWADNYVAKKRTGEEAIRLIKPGQRVFIGSSCGEPQYLIRKLAEASAMFTDIEIVRLLSLESTPLTLIADKTRSQSFNIRSFYLGSAKSKSLARNMRFITPMNLSEVPRLFTSRHLPIHVALIQVSPPDDFGWMSLGISVDITLAATMSADLVIAQVNSQMPRVLGRSFIHVNDVHAIVEYEEELLTLGDLPEFEAANTIGRIVARLVEDGSTIQISPGTTPQATLLALADKHDLGIHTHYLTDEIMRLVSRGNITNRKKGFNDGKLVASSAIGSKNLYEFLDDNPSIEFHPSDYVNDPYIISRHRKMVSMGVPMAMDLTGQVAADALY